The following proteins are encoded in a genomic region of Flammeovirga pectinis:
- a CDS encoding DUF1553 domain-containing protein → MNIDYKINSCLLLLLCLLFSCKVDMPQDVALAYEQLPEELNFNTDIKPILSDKCFACHGPDKGKILGGLQLHTPSTAYQELSESPGKYAIIPGNVVASEIYHRILSDDPEVVMPTPNFNLTLSPKEKATLIKWIEEGAEYQPHWAFMPIAKQDVPDIENDEKIYNEIDNFIIARLEREELSPSPEANKELLLRRVSLDLTGLPPTIAEINAFKLDLSKGAYKKQVERLLASPHYGEKMASDWLDLARFADTHGYQADRARDMSPWRDWVINAFNTNKPYDQFVTEQLAGDLIESPTREQKIATAFNRLHPQNMEGGIVDEEFRVEYVADRASVVGQGVMGLTFACARCHDHKYDPISQKNFYELYSFFNNVNETGQISWDPSDMPVPNMLLPTVEQEQKINFLKESINQTITKKEDHIIREESTMEEWITNNEYQKISLSAYKKGKVAHFNLDNHLTNSIRKGYGKMDRQFSPKETPHFTAGKKGYGLLMDGDAWLDLKPVGTYKRSDSFTIGLWVNIPKELKEGVIFHKNKGYRLHSLKGYHLYLVDNKLEIVMAHTWPENAIIRRSTIKIPKEKWTHLAMTYDGSSKAKGIQLYMDGVPIQLITEKDNLYKEIIFNNYEDIIYSKAIEPGLKIGGRWRGLGIKNAKIDDIAVYSRELTALEIMEWATPKAASKLLRTNNEVLSTTQKNVLTAHYFSQLSPDYKEITVTLAEEQKQLSLAMEDVQQMMVMKEMDTLRQAFVLKRGQYDAHGDSVFPNTPEFLPPFSKEFPKNRLGLAKWLMMDEHPLTARVAVNRYWQIYFGRGIVNTTEDFGNQGELPSHSKLLDWLALSFIESGWNIKALQKKIVLSSTYRQSSYCSDKLRKKDKENILLARGPALRLTSEMMRDNALVASNLITKKVGGKSVKPYQPKGLWAMNAMIYNQSTGDDLYRRSIYTFWKRTIPNPTLQTFDQPERSECSVKRQKTNTPLQALVVLNDPTYVEASRKIGEQITKSPSLSEGIKLAYMALTGKEITPNELKILIALQQKQYQKFKENKDKAKGWLTVGEYRVDKSLDTSYVAANTIVASVIMNSDATITKR, encoded by the coding sequence ATGAATATAGACTATAAAATAAACTCTTGTTTACTTCTACTCTTATGCTTGTTATTTTCTTGTAAAGTAGACATGCCACAAGATGTAGCCTTGGCTTACGAACAGCTTCCTGAGGAACTAAATTTTAATACTGATATAAAGCCAATCTTATCAGATAAATGTTTTGCTTGCCATGGACCAGATAAAGGTAAAATATTGGGAGGTTTACAATTACACACTCCTTCTACTGCTTACCAAGAATTATCAGAGTCGCCAGGCAAGTATGCTATTATTCCGGGTAATGTTGTGGCCAGCGAAATTTATCATCGTATTCTATCAGACGATCCAGAAGTAGTTATGCCTACTCCAAATTTTAACTTAACGTTATCTCCTAAAGAAAAAGCTACTCTTATCAAATGGATAGAAGAAGGAGCTGAATACCAACCTCACTGGGCATTTATGCCAATAGCTAAACAAGACGTTCCTGATATTGAAAATGATGAAAAAATCTATAACGAAATAGATAACTTTATTATTGCTCGGTTAGAACGAGAAGAACTATCTCCTAGTCCAGAAGCCAATAAAGAACTATTGTTAAGAAGAGTTTCTTTAGACTTAACAGGGTTACCACCAACTATAGCAGAAATTAATGCTTTTAAACTTGATTTAAGTAAAGGTGCTTACAAAAAGCAAGTAGAGCGTTTACTCGCTTCTCCTCATTATGGAGAAAAGATGGCTTCGGATTGGTTAGATCTTGCTCGTTTTGCAGATACACACGGCTACCAAGCAGATAGAGCTAGAGACATGAGCCCATGGAGAGATTGGGTTATTAATGCGTTTAATACCAATAAACCATACGATCAATTTGTAACGGAACAACTTGCTGGAGATTTAATAGAAAGCCCAACTAGAGAACAAAAAATTGCTACTGCTTTTAACCGTTTACACCCTCAGAATATGGAAGGAGGTATTGTAGACGAAGAGTTTAGAGTAGAATATGTAGCAGATAGAGCTTCTGTGGTTGGGCAAGGTGTAATGGGGTTAACTTTTGCCTGTGCAAGGTGTCATGACCATAAATATGATCCTATCTCTCAGAAGAATTTTTATGAGTTGTATAGCTTTTTTAATAATGTAAATGAAACAGGACAAATTTCATGGGACCCTTCTGATATGCCTGTTCCAAATATGTTATTACCAACAGTAGAACAAGAACAAAAAATCAACTTTCTAAAAGAATCCATTAACCAGACAATAACTAAAAAAGAAGATCATATAATACGTGAGGAAAGTACAATGGAAGAGTGGATTACTAATAATGAATATCAAAAAATTAGTTTATCTGCTTATAAAAAAGGAAAAGTAGCTCACTTTAATTTAGATAATCACCTTACTAATTCAATAAGAAAAGGTTACGGTAAAATGGATAGACAATTTAGTCCAAAAGAAACCCCTCACTTTACAGCTGGTAAAAAAGGATACGGTTTATTAATGGACGGAGATGCATGGCTAGATCTTAAACCTGTGGGTACTTATAAAAGAAGCGATTCATTTACAATTGGCTTATGGGTAAATATACCAAAAGAATTAAAAGAAGGTGTCATTTTTCATAAAAATAAAGGTTATCGTTTACATAGTTTAAAAGGATATCACCTCTATTTAGTTGATAATAAATTAGAAATTGTAATGGCACATACTTGGCCAGAAAATGCAATTATAAGAAGGTCTACAATCAAAATACCTAAAGAAAAATGGACACATTTAGCAATGACATACGATGGTTCTAGTAAGGCAAAAGGAATACAACTTTACATGGATGGAGTACCAATACAATTAATTACAGAGAAAGATAATTTATACAAAGAAATAATTTTTAATAACTACGAAGACATTATCTACAGTAAAGCGATTGAACCCGGTTTAAAAATTGGAGGCCGATGGAGAGGATTAGGTATAAAGAATGCTAAAATTGATGACATAGCTGTATATAGCAGAGAATTAACGGCTCTTGAAATAATGGAATGGGCAACTCCAAAAGCGGCAAGTAAACTATTAAGAACAAATAATGAGGTACTTTCTACTACTCAGAAAAATGTTTTAACTGCACACTATTTTTCACAATTATCACCTGATTATAAAGAGATAACAGTTACGCTAGCAGAAGAACAAAAGCAGCTTTCACTTGCTATGGAAGATGTACAACAAATGATGGTTATGAAAGAAATGGATACATTACGTCAGGCATTTGTTCTTAAACGCGGGCAATATGATGCTCATGGAGATTCTGTTTTTCCAAACACACCAGAATTTCTTCCTCCATTTTCAAAAGAGTTCCCAAAAAACCGCCTTGGGTTAGCAAAATGGTTGATGATGGATGAACACCCTCTTACAGCACGAGTAGCTGTAAACCGTTATTGGCAAATTTACTTTGGTAGAGGTATTGTAAATACCACCGAAGATTTTGGTAACCAAGGAGAGTTACCAAGCCATAGTAAATTGTTGGATTGGCTAGCCTTATCATTTATTGAAAGTGGATGGAACATAAAAGCTTTACAAAAGAAAATTGTACTCTCGTCAACTTACCGCCAAAGTTCTTATTGTAGTGATAAACTTAGGAAAAAAGATAAAGAAAATATTTTACTTGCTCGGGGTCCTGCGTTACGATTAACAAGCGAAATGATGCGTGATAATGCACTTGTGGCAAGTAATTTAATTACTAAAAAAGTAGGCGGAAAAAGTGTAAAACCATATCAGCCAAAAGGATTGTGGGCAATGAATGCCATGATATACAATCAATCCACAGGAGATGATTTATATAGAAGGTCTATTTATACATTCTGGAAACGAACAATACCTAACCCTACTTTACAAACTTTTGATCAGCCAGAAAGAAGTGAATGTTCTGTTAAACGTCAGAAAACTAATACCCCACTACAAGCTTTAGTTGTTTTAAATGATCCTACTTATGTGGAGGCCTCAAGAAAAATTGGTGAACAAATTACTAAATCACCTTCTCTTTCTGAAGGAATAAAACTAGCATACATGGCGCTTACAGGTAAAGAAATCACGCCTAATGAATTAAAAATTCTAATAGCCCTACAACAAAAGCAATATCAAAAATTTAAAGAGAATAAAGACAAAGCAAAAGGGTGGTTAACAGTAGGTGAATACCGTGTTGACAAATCTCTTGATACTAGCTATGTAGCTGCAAATACAATTGTAGCAAGTGTTATTATGAACTCTGATGCTACAATTACTAAACGATAA
- a CDS encoding DUF1501 domain-containing protein produces MGHHDRLRSNDRNLQKEEVKMDRRHFLTKASLGLGAAALGSLLSTESIFGKSKPSSDILGDGTPQLPHFMPKAKRVVYLFQSGGPSQFETFDYKPKLTDMFGQDLPASVRGKQRLTAMSASQSSLPIAPSIYKFDQYGESRAWVSELMPHTAKMVDDMCFIKSMYTEQINHDPAITFFQTGHQLPGRPSIGSWLSYGLGSDNKNLPNFIVLVSKNSGGQPLYSRLWGNGFLPTEHQGVQFRSGKDPVLFLNNPENYDGDDRAEMLDYLKDLNEVQNTAYGDPEVNARISQYEMAYRMQTSVPEVTDMSDEPDDVFEMYGEDAREPGTYAANCLMARRLLEKDVKFIQLYHKGWDQHVHLPSGIKSQCQNTDQATAALLKDLKQRGLLEDTLVIWGGEFGRTVYSQGKLTANNYGRDHHPRCFTMWMAGAGVKPGFTYGETDDFSYNIVKDPVHVHDFHATLMHLTGVDHEKLTFKHQGRRFRLTDVHGKVIKDILT; encoded by the coding sequence ATGGGACATCACGATAGATTACGATCAAACGATAGAAATTTACAGAAAGAAGAGGTAAAAATGGACCGTCGACACTTTCTTACCAAAGCTTCTTTAGGGTTAGGTGCCGCTGCTCTTGGTTCTTTATTAAGTACTGAAAGCATTTTTGGAAAAAGTAAACCTTCTAGTGATATTTTAGGAGATGGTACTCCACAATTACCTCACTTTATGCCAAAAGCAAAACGGGTAGTCTATTTATTTCAGAGCGGAGGTCCTTCTCAATTCGAAACTTTTGATTACAAACCTAAGCTTACAGATATGTTTGGGCAAGACTTACCTGCCTCTGTAAGAGGAAAACAAAGATTAACAGCTATGAGTGCTTCTCAGTCTTCATTACCTATTGCTCCTTCAATTTATAAGTTCGATCAATATGGCGAGTCAAGGGCTTGGGTTAGTGAACTAATGCCACATACAGCCAAAATGGTAGACGATATGTGTTTTATCAAATCAATGTATACGGAGCAAATTAACCACGATCCTGCTATTACTTTTTTTCAAACAGGACATCAACTTCCAGGTAGACCATCTATAGGTTCTTGGTTAAGTTATGGGTTGGGTTCAGACAATAAGAATTTGCCAAATTTTATTGTTCTAGTATCTAAAAATAGTGGTGGACAACCTCTATATTCTCGTCTTTGGGGAAATGGCTTTTTACCTACCGAACATCAAGGAGTTCAGTTTAGATCTGGTAAAGACCCGGTTCTATTTTTAAATAATCCAGAAAATTATGATGGTGACGATAGGGCTGAAATGCTTGATTATCTAAAAGATTTAAATGAAGTACAAAATACAGCATACGGAGACCCCGAAGTAAATGCTAGAATCTCACAATATGAAATGGCATACAGAATGCAAACCTCTGTACCTGAAGTAACAGATATGTCGGATGAGCCCGATGACGTTTTTGAAATGTATGGAGAAGATGCAAGAGAGCCCGGAACATATGCTGCCAATTGTTTAATGGCAAGACGCTTATTAGAAAAAGATGTGAAATTTATTCAGCTATATCATAAAGGTTGGGATCAACATGTACATCTTCCAAGTGGAATTAAAAGCCAGTGTCAAAATACAGATCAAGCTACTGCTGCACTTTTAAAAGATTTAAAACAACGTGGTTTATTAGAAGATACGTTAGTGATATGGGGTGGTGAATTTGGGCGAACAGTCTATTCTCAAGGTAAATTAACAGCCAATAATTATGGTAGAGACCACCATCCAAGGTGTTTTACTATGTGGATGGCTGGCGCAGGTGTAAAACCCGGATTTACCTATGGAGAAACTGACGATTTTAGCTACAATATTGTAAAAGATCCTGTTCATGTTCACGATTTTCATGCTACACTAATGCACCTTACGGGAGTGGATCATGAGAAACTAACATTTAAACATCAAGGAAGAAGATTTAGATTAACAGATGTACATGGTAAGGTTATAAAAGACATTCTTACCTAA